A genomic segment from Nicotiana tabacum cultivar K326 chromosome 9, ASM71507v2, whole genome shotgun sequence encodes:
- the LOC107765444 gene encoding SH3 domain-containing protein 2-like isoform X1 — MEAIKKQATKLREQVAKQQQAVFKQFASGLGGQDNSVTDEVELQQHQKLEKLYISTRAGKHFQRDIVRGVEGYIISGSKQIEIGTRLAEDSRKYGAENTCTSGNTLSKAALSYSRAQAEIEKEREDLLKALGTQVAEPLRAMVVGAPLEDARQLAQRYDRVRQEAEAQAIEVSRRQAKLRESNGNPESASKLEAAEAKLKDLKSNMATLGKEAFAAMTAVEAQQQRLTLQRLVAMVEAQRHYHQRVLQILDQLEAEMMSERQRIEASPSYNPMPPPPAYTEVNGGLASQSYDGSIDGKTYFLAEVVHPYEAESAVELTLSVGDYVVVRKVSNNGWAEGECKGNAGWFPFGYVERRERILATKVAEVF; from the exons ATGGAAGCAATCAAAAAACAAGCTACTAAGCTCAGAGAACAAGTTGCCAAACAACAACAG GCTGTCTTCAAACAATTTGCTAGTGGACTAGGTGGCCAAGATAATAGTGTTACTGATGAAGTAGAGTTGCAACAGCATCAAAAACTTGAGAAGCTGTACATTTCTACTCGTGCTGGCAAG CACTTCCAAAGAGATATTGTCCGAGGTGTTGAAGGCTACATCATCAGTGGCTCAAAGCAAATTGAAATTG GTACTAGGTTGGCAGAAGATAGCCGAAAATATGGGGCTGAAAACACATGTACAAGTGGCAATACGTTATCTAAAGCAGCATTAAGTTATAGTAGGGCTCAAGCTGAAATTGAGAAGGAACGTGAGGATCTATTGAAAGCCCTTGGGACACAG GTCGCTGAGCCTTTAAGAGCAATGGTTGTGGGAGCTCCACTGGAGGATGCTCGACAACTTGCTCAGCGTTATGATAGAGTTAGGCAGGAAGCTGAAGCTCAG GCTATCGAAGTTTCCAGACGGCAGGCTAAATTGAGGGAATCCAATGGTAATCCTGAAAGTGCATCAAAGCTGGAAGCTGCTGAAGCAAAACTTAAGGACCTAAAGTCAAACATGGCTACTTTGGGAAAAGAAGCTTTTGCTGCCATGACTGCTGTTGAAGCTCAACAACAGAGGTTAACACTCCAACGGCTCGTAGCCATG GTTGAGGCACAACGTCATTATCATCAGCGAGTTCTGCAAATCCTTGATCAGCTTGAGGCAGAG ATGATGTCAGAGCGTCAAAGAATTGAAGCATCTCCTAGTTATAATCCGATGCCTCCTCCCCCAGCTTATACTGAAGTTAATGGTGGACTTGCTTCTCAGTCATATGATGGATCCATAGATGGGAAAACTTATTTCTTGGCAGAG GTCGTACACCCATATGAAGCTGAGTCAGCTGTAGAGCTCACATTATCAGTTGGTGACTATGTAGTTGTTCGAAAA GTGTCAAACAATGGCTGGGCTGAAGGTGAGTGCAAGGGGAATGCAGGTTGGTTCCCATTTGGGTATGTAGAAAGACGAGAACGCATTCTTGCAACCAAGGTAGCTGAAGTTTTCTAA
- the LOC107765444 gene encoding SH3 domain-containing protein 2-like isoform X2, whose translation MEAIKKQATKLREQVAKQQQAVFKQFASGLGGQDNSVTDEVELQQHQKLEKLYISTRAGKHFQRDIVRGVEGYIISGSKQIEIGTRLAEDSRKYGAENTCTSGNTLSKAALSYSRAQAEIEKEREDLLKALGTQAIEVSRRQAKLRESNGNPESASKLEAAEAKLKDLKSNMATLGKEAFAAMTAVEAQQQRLTLQRLVAMVEAQRHYHQRVLQILDQLEAEMMSERQRIEASPSYNPMPPPPAYTEVNGGLASQSYDGSIDGKTYFLAEVVHPYEAESAVELTLSVGDYVVVRKVSNNGWAEGECKGNAGWFPFGYVERRERILATKVAEVF comes from the exons ATGGAAGCAATCAAAAAACAAGCTACTAAGCTCAGAGAACAAGTTGCCAAACAACAACAG GCTGTCTTCAAACAATTTGCTAGTGGACTAGGTGGCCAAGATAATAGTGTTACTGATGAAGTAGAGTTGCAACAGCATCAAAAACTTGAGAAGCTGTACATTTCTACTCGTGCTGGCAAG CACTTCCAAAGAGATATTGTCCGAGGTGTTGAAGGCTACATCATCAGTGGCTCAAAGCAAATTGAAATTG GTACTAGGTTGGCAGAAGATAGCCGAAAATATGGGGCTGAAAACACATGTACAAGTGGCAATACGTTATCTAAAGCAGCATTAAGTTATAGTAGGGCTCAAGCTGAAATTGAGAAGGAACGTGAGGATCTATTGAAAGCCCTTGGGACACAG GCTATCGAAGTTTCCAGACGGCAGGCTAAATTGAGGGAATCCAATGGTAATCCTGAAAGTGCATCAAAGCTGGAAGCTGCTGAAGCAAAACTTAAGGACCTAAAGTCAAACATGGCTACTTTGGGAAAAGAAGCTTTTGCTGCCATGACTGCTGTTGAAGCTCAACAACAGAGGTTAACACTCCAACGGCTCGTAGCCATG GTTGAGGCACAACGTCATTATCATCAGCGAGTTCTGCAAATCCTTGATCAGCTTGAGGCAGAG ATGATGTCAGAGCGTCAAAGAATTGAAGCATCTCCTAGTTATAATCCGATGCCTCCTCCCCCAGCTTATACTGAAGTTAATGGTGGACTTGCTTCTCAGTCATATGATGGATCCATAGATGGGAAAACTTATTTCTTGGCAGAG GTCGTACACCCATATGAAGCTGAGTCAGCTGTAGAGCTCACATTATCAGTTGGTGACTATGTAGTTGTTCGAAAA GTGTCAAACAATGGCTGGGCTGAAGGTGAGTGCAAGGGGAATGCAGGTTGGTTCCCATTTGGGTATGTAGAAAGACGAGAACGCATTCTTGCAACCAAGGTAGCTGAAGTTTTCTAA